A section of the Malaclemys terrapin pileata isolate rMalTer1 chromosome 15, rMalTer1.hap1, whole genome shotgun sequence genome encodes:
- the SLC37A4 gene encoding glucose-6-phosphate exchanger SLC37A4 isoform X2, with translation MVDKGYSYYRTVIFTAMFVGYTLYYFNRKTFSFVMPSIMEEIELDKDDLGLITSSQSAAYAISKFISGVLSDQMSARWLFSSGLLLVGVVNVVFSWSSTVTVFSGLWFLNGLAQGLGWPPCGKVLRKWFEPSQFGTWWAILSTSMNLAGGLGPIVAALMALRYDWRTTLSVSGFICVGASFVCLVLIKNEPSDVGLPNIEPGTMKGKKGSSRDDSTLAELLLSPYLWVLSTGYLVVFGVKTCCTDWGQLFLIQERGQSALVGSSYMSALEIGGLVGSIAAGYLSDRAVARVGLSSYGNPRHVLLLSMMAGMSASMYLFRVTITSDSPKLWILILGAIFGFSSYGPIALFGVIANESAPSNLCGTSHAIVALLANVGGFLAGLPFSTIAKHYSWATAFWVAEITCVISTITFFLLRNIRTKMGRVPKKID, from the exons ATGGTGGATAAGGGTTACAGTTACTACCGAACAGTGATATTCACTGCCATGTTTGTTGGCTACACACTGTACTATTTCAATAGAAAAACGTTTTCATTTGTAATGCCCTCAATCATGGAGGAAATAGAATTGGACAAAGATGACTTGG GTCTCATCACTAGCAGCCAGTCTGCAGCCTACGCTATCAGTAAATTCATCAGTGGAGTCCTCTCTGATCAAATGAGTGCCCGCTGGCTTTTCTCATCTGGCCTTCTACTGGTGGGCGTAGTCAATGTTGTCTTTTCTTGGAGCTCTACCGTTACAGTCTTTTCAGGGCTGTGGTTCCTGAATGGGCTGGCACAAGGACTGGGCTGGCCACCATGTGGGAAGGTACTGCGCAAA tggtttgagccttcCCAGTTTGGGACGTGGTGGGCAATTCTCTCCACCAGCATGAATCTGGCTGGTGGCTTGGGCCCCATTGTTGCTGCTCTGATGGCTCTGCGCTACGACTGGCGCACAACTCTCTCCGTCTCTGGCTTCATCTGCGTGGGTGCctcctttgtttgtcttgtcctGATTAAAAATGAGCCCTCAGACGTTGGGCTACCAAACATTGAACCAGGAACcatgaaagggaaaaaag GCTCATCGAGAGATGACAGCACCCTGGCAGAGCTGCTACTCTCGCCATATCTGTGGGTACTCTCGACTGGCTACCTGGTTGTCTTTGGGGTAAAGACATGCTGTACAGATTGGGGTCAGCtcttcctgattcaggaaagaggACAGTCTGCTCTTGTGG GAAGTTCTTACATGAGTGCCTTGGAGATTGGGGGCCTGGTAGGAAGCATTGCTGCAGGGTACCTTTCTGACAGAGCAGTAGCACGG GTGGGTCTATCAAGTTATGGGAATCCTCGGCATGTGCTCCTGCTTTCCATGATGGCGGGAATGTCTGCTTCGATGTACCTTTTCCGGGTCACAATCACAAGTGACTCTCCTAAG CTGTGGATACTGATTCTAGGAGCCATCTTTGGGTTTTCTTCTTATGGACCAATTGCATTGTTTGGAGTGATAGCAAATGAGAGCGCACCTTCCAACCTGTGTGGCACCTCCCATGCTATTGTTGCACTACTGGCCAATG TTGGTGGTTTCCTGGCTGGACTGCCTTTCAGTACTATAGCCAAGCACTACAGCTGGGCCACAGCCTTCTGGGTAGCTGAAATAACATGTGTCATCAGCACCATAACCTTTTTCTTGTTACGGAACATCCGCACCAAGATGGGTCGGGTGCCCAAGAAGATTGACTAA
- the SLC37A4 gene encoding glucose-6-phosphate exchanger SLC37A4 isoform X1: MVDKGYSYYRTVIFTAMFVGYTLYYFNRKTFSFVMPSIMEEIELDKDDLGLITSSQSAAYAISKFISGVLSDQMSARWLFSSGLLLVGVVNVVFSWSSTVTVFSGLWFLNGLAQGLGWPPCGKVLRKWFEPSQFGTWWAILSTSMNLAGGLGPIVAALMALRYDWRTTLSVSGFICVGASFVCLVLIKNEPSDVGLPNIEPGTMKGKKGSSRDDSTLAELLLSPYLWVLSTGYLVVFGVKTCCTDWGQLFLIQERGQSALVGSSYMSALEIGGLVGSIAAGYLSDRAVARVGLSSYGNPRHVLLLSMMAGMSASMYLFRVTITSDSPKENDFWIVALHPLAALTGLTEQELWILILGAIFGFSSYGPIALFGVIANESAPSNLCGTSHAIVALLANVGGFLAGLPFSTIAKHYSWATAFWVAEITCVISTITFFLLRNIRTKMGRVPKKID; the protein is encoded by the exons ATGGTGGATAAGGGTTACAGTTACTACCGAACAGTGATATTCACTGCCATGTTTGTTGGCTACACACTGTACTATTTCAATAGAAAAACGTTTTCATTTGTAATGCCCTCAATCATGGAGGAAATAGAATTGGACAAAGATGACTTGG GTCTCATCACTAGCAGCCAGTCTGCAGCCTACGCTATCAGTAAATTCATCAGTGGAGTCCTCTCTGATCAAATGAGTGCCCGCTGGCTTTTCTCATCTGGCCTTCTACTGGTGGGCGTAGTCAATGTTGTCTTTTCTTGGAGCTCTACCGTTACAGTCTTTTCAGGGCTGTGGTTCCTGAATGGGCTGGCACAAGGACTGGGCTGGCCACCATGTGGGAAGGTACTGCGCAAA tggtttgagccttcCCAGTTTGGGACGTGGTGGGCAATTCTCTCCACCAGCATGAATCTGGCTGGTGGCTTGGGCCCCATTGTTGCTGCTCTGATGGCTCTGCGCTACGACTGGCGCACAACTCTCTCCGTCTCTGGCTTCATCTGCGTGGGTGCctcctttgtttgtcttgtcctGATTAAAAATGAGCCCTCAGACGTTGGGCTACCAAACATTGAACCAGGAACcatgaaagggaaaaaag GCTCATCGAGAGATGACAGCACCCTGGCAGAGCTGCTACTCTCGCCATATCTGTGGGTACTCTCGACTGGCTACCTGGTTGTCTTTGGGGTAAAGACATGCTGTACAGATTGGGGTCAGCtcttcctgattcaggaaagaggACAGTCTGCTCTTGTGG GAAGTTCTTACATGAGTGCCTTGGAGATTGGGGGCCTGGTAGGAAGCATTGCTGCAGGGTACCTTTCTGACAGAGCAGTAGCACGG GTGGGTCTATCAAGTTATGGGAATCCTCGGCATGTGCTCCTGCTTTCCATGATGGCGGGAATGTCTGCTTCGATGTACCTTTTCCGGGTCACAATCACAAGTGACTCTCCTAAG GAAAACGACTTCTGGATTGTAGCCTTGCATCCTCTCGCTGCCCTCACAGGCTTAACAGAACAGGAG CTGTGGATACTGATTCTAGGAGCCATCTTTGGGTTTTCTTCTTATGGACCAATTGCATTGTTTGGAGTGATAGCAAATGAGAGCGCACCTTCCAACCTGTGTGGCACCTCCCATGCTATTGTTGCACTACTGGCCAATG TTGGTGGTTTCCTGGCTGGACTGCCTTTCAGTACTATAGCCAAGCACTACAGCTGGGCCACAGCCTTCTGGGTAGCTGAAATAACATGTGTCATCAGCACCATAACCTTTTTCTTGTTACGGAACATCCGCACCAAGATGGGTCGGGTGCCCAAGAAGATTGACTAA